Proteins co-encoded in one Arachis hypogaea cultivar Tifrunner chromosome 11, arahy.Tifrunner.gnm2.J5K5, whole genome shotgun sequence genomic window:
- the LOC112720333 gene encoding protein MICRORCHIDIA 2 translates to MSLTRNSDKIDLPVDEVASDDEDAVALAARPPSNGGSARKSSPASTAQAQLQRQKTGASNSALSAYEGETIRFRSFWKAGDYVVGPSSKPAPFEGHLEHARVHPKFLHSNATSHKWAFGAIAELVDNAVDEIQNGATFVKIDKIDIMKDNSPALSFIDDGGGMDPEAIRKCMSLGYSSKKSKTTIGQYGNGFKTSTMRLGADVIVFSRAKHSGRATQSVGLLSYTFLRITGQDDVIVPMIDFDISGNWAEPIIYSSHDDWSANLQTILDWSPFTSKEELMLQFDDIGSHGTKIIIYNLWLNDEGIYELSFDDDAEDIMLRDEANQGGTGKKLKKKIVELQSHVSYRLRFSLRVYVSMLYLRKFSNFKIILRGKPVNQFNIADELKHSEIVRYKPKLATAAKEVTVDTTIGFVKEAPNLNVSGFNVYHKNRLIKPFWKVVPDGSSKGMGVVGVLEANFMEPAHDKQDFERSLLFIRMEARLKQMTMDYWKACCHLVGYQPLNFKSQSAQKERQIQKSARRTTYPQIELPDDEEEINFVAGHGENPSSDYSIVNLPENGMRPLNQGQHGTSDKISASVITAGSISIDKICEENIELFMRFEEYKMKEIELIETVEVLEAELKEIQSKSAELSSLLEAKRNHRA, encoded by the exons ATGTCTCTCACACGCAACTCAGATAAAATCGACCTCCCCGTCGACGAAGTCGCAAGCGACGACGAAGATGCTGTGGCCTTGGCCGCACGCCCCCCATCCAATGGCGGTTCAGCCAGGAAGTCTTCACCGGCGTCGACCGCACAAGCCCAGCTTCAGCGGCAGAAAACTGGCGCGTCAAATTCAGCGCTGTCAGCCTACGAAGGAGAAACCATTCGTTTTCGAAGCTTCTGGAAGGCCGGGGACTACGTCGTTGGTCCCTCTTCGAAGCCAGCACCCTTTGAAG GTCACCTGGAGCATGCTCGAGTTCATCCCAAGTTTCTGCATTCCAACGCAACTTCGCATAAGTGGGCTTTTGGGG CAATTGCTGAACTGGTGGATAATGCCGTTGATGAG ATTCAAAATGGTGCAACCTTTGTAAAGATTGATAAGATTGATATCATGAAGGATAATTCACCAGCGTTATCTTTTATAG ATGATGGTGGTGGAATGGATCCTGAAGCAATACGGAAATGCATGAGCTTGGGATATtcctcaaagaagtcaaaaacaaCAATAGGACAAT ATGGCAATGGATTCAAGACTAGTACTATGAGACTGGGTGCCGATGTTATCGTTTTTAGTCGTGCAAAACATTCAGG CCGGGCCACACAAAGTGTGGGTCTCCTATCTTATACCTTTTTGCGGATAACTGGGCAAGATGATGTGATTGTTCCAATG ATAGATTTTGATATATCTGGCAACTGGGCTGAGCCAATTATTTATAGCTCACATGATGATTGGTCAGCGAACTTGCAAACAATTCTTGATTGGTCTCCCTTCACATCAAAGGAGGAGCTCATGCTTCAG TTTGATGATATAGGATCTCATGGAACCAAAatcataatatataatttgtgGTTGAATGATGAAGGGATATATGAACTGAGTTTTGATGACGATGCTGAG GATATCATGCTGAGAGATGAGGCTAATCAGGGTGGAACGgggaaaaaattgaagaaaaaaattgttgaacTTCAGTCGCATGTTTCTTACCGCCTCCGTTTTTCATTAAGG GTGTATGTTTCAATGCTATACCTGAGAAAATTTTCCAACTTCAAAATCATATTAAGGGGAAAACCTGTGAATCAGTTTAACATTGCAGATGAGTTAAAGCATTCTGAAATTGTTAGGTACAAGCCCAAGCTAGCCACAGCAGCAAAGGAG GTTACTGTGGATACGACCATTGGATTTGTCAAGGAAGCTCCTAATCTTAACGTGTCTGGATTTAATGTGTACCACAAAAATCGCCTAATTAAG CCCTTCTGGAAAGTAGTACCAGATGGTTCATCAAAAGGGATGGGTGTTGTTG GGGTTCTTGAAGCCAATTTTATGGAACCAGCACACGACAAGCAGGATTTTGAGAGATCATTGCTTTTCATAAGGATGGAGGCCAGGCTGAAACAAATGACAATGGATTACTG GAAAGCTTGTTGTCACTTGGTTGGATATCAGCCACTAAATTTCAAGTCACAGAGTGCGCAAAAGGAACGCCAAATTCAAAAGTCTGCTCGACGTACAACTTATCCTCAGATTGAATTGCCTGATGATGAAGAGGAAATTAATTTTGTAGCTGGGCACGGAGAAAATCCAAGTTCAGATTACTCAATTGTGAATCTTCCAGAAAACGGCATGCGGCCATTGAATCAGGGGCAACAT GGTACGTCTGATAAGATATCAGCGTCTGTCATAACTGCGGGATCCATTTCTATTGATAAAATCTGTGAAGAGAACATAGAGCTTTTCATGAG GTTTGAGGAGTACAAGATGAAGGAGATAGAGTTGATCGAGACG GTAGAGGTCTTGGAGGCGGAGTTGAAAGAAATCCAAAGCAAGTCCGCTGAACTTTCTTCACTCTTAGAGGCTAAGAGGAACCATAGAGCGTGA